In Exiguobacterium acetylicum, the genomic stretch CCTATCAAGTCTTTTTCAAATTGTCAACACAATTCAGAATACTTCTATCGAAAAAACATTCCGCATCGTATCGATCCGGAATGTTTAAAGGGTTACTTTTTAGCGAATAAATCCGCTGTTTTCAAGGCTGCACGAACCGCTTTCCGGTTCAATGTTCCTTGCTGGTGCTTCATTTTCTTCGTTTGGGCAGCCAATTGCGCTTTGAGTGCCGCAATCTCTTGATCCTTTTGAGCCGTTCCTGTTTGTTTCTGCAATGCTTTGATTTTCTTATCTTTTTCAGCTAATTGTGCTTTTGTTTGTTTTTGCGCATCCGCAATCTTCTTCTCTTGTTCCGGGAAGAACCGTTCAAAACGAGCGACTGCTTCCTCAAGACTTACGCCAGAGATCGGTTGGACTGGTGGGAGCAACTCGGTTTGCGCCATTTGACGGTCAAACGGTACATTCTCAGGATAGTTCGTCTCTTGGTAGATATGCTCAAGATTGTTCACGTTCAAGAAGTCAACGAAGTTGTCGAAGTTACGCGCTTGAACACGTGCCGGACTTTGGAAGTCAGCGCTTGCTACGACGTCGGATAATTGTGTATCCGCTGTGATGTCGTTCGCCCAAATGTGCGTCAACTGATGGTAATCCGTCAATTCGCGCATCCGTGCATCTTTTGGAATGAGGATACTCGGCGTACCTGCAAGCGTTGCTGTGATATTTCCGTGCAAGCGTGCACCAAAACTAAGGTCTGCTTGTCCGATGAAATCGAACCATGTCTGTGCGTTCAAGAAGAAACGAACCCGATCATTCATGTAAGCAGGATCCGACATTTTCACCGGATAGTTCGTCACTGAAAGATCTGCGATCGGGTGCGTCCCTGTATACGTCAACTTCAGTTCCTTCATCCACTGGGGAATGAAGTAATGATTTGGATACTCTTCCATCCCACGTGTAATGAAATCGAGGACGTTTTGTGGAGCTAAACGTGACGAGTTGACCGTAATCATCGACTCAGGTGTGATGTTCGTTTCACGGATGTGCAAGTCGCGACCGAACGCGTACATCGAAGGACATCCGATGACGCGATGATCGATCCCTTCGCGGAAACCAAGACGTGTTAAGTATTTCGACGTGATCTCCCCGCGAAGACCCAGCATGCTCGAGCGCTCGAGAACGGCACTGACGAACGCTTTGACATCTTCATCGAATGGGAATCCACCATCTAAGTCTGGTTCAAACGGTGCACGTAACCCTACACCGATGACGACGACTGGAATTTTTAATTTTTTGATGAGACGTGTATATTTCCGTAACGTCGGTACGAATTCTTTTCGGAATGCGTCCGCTAACGGAATGACATAAAGGTCAAAGTTGGCATTGATTTCGTCTGCCCGTTCTTCGTCGTAATAGTAATAGTCAGGTGTAATTGTCGTACCTTCTGTCATCAACGTCCGAAAGATACTGTATTGATAGATAAGATTTCCAACGTTTCCTCCAATGGAATTATGTTTCATCAAATAAGGAGCATCGAACTGTTCGAATGGTGTCATACCTGCACGAATAATAATACGTTTCATAATGGATAAACTTCCCCTCTCGTCTGCTTCATTCGTCCTTGCAAGAAAAAATACGGAAAAATATATTATCAGTTTTTTTCAATCTCATTAAGAATAGATGAACTTTATTTCGGAAGTCAACGATTCCTAAGGGAAACAGGTCTTTCGTCATCAAAACGAAACATTTGCACCACTCCATCATTTTTCTAAAATAGAAAAATGTGACTATTTAATCGTTTCGAGATACATGCGTAGATTCGCTTCGACTAATTTCAAGGCATGCATCTGATCAGTCTTAGCAGGCTTCAATAATGCACTGAAAAAATGTTCCACTTCGACGGGCTGTCCCTTTTCCATGTCGCGTAACATCGACGATTTCATCGTGTCTTCCATTGCATGCATCTGCTTCAGCAAGACCGCTTCTACATCGTCATTAAAGACTGCCCCTTGTTCTTCCATCGCCTGTTTCGCTTCCCCCATGACGTCTAAAATCATTTGATGTCCGACAGCTTCTTCTCGAATCGGACCGATTGCCGAGCGAAATAGCGTCGTCACGCCCGCAAATGTCGAAATGAAGAGATACTTTTGCCACATGTCATCCATGATATGCATCGAGTACTTCATTGGTGCCTTCGCTTTCGCAAAACACGCTGCGATTTTCTCTAGACGCGCTGTTGGTTTACCGGTTCGTGAACCAAACAACAGCCGATGCGACGGACTTGTCTGTACAATGCGCCCTTCTGCATCAAGCGTCGACTCAATGAAGCAAAGACCTCCTAGTACTCGATCTTCTCCGAAGACTTCTGTTAACCGTCGAATATGCTGCATGCCGTTCAATAAAGGAATGATGTACGTCTCGTTCGAAACAAATGGCGCAAGATCTTGTAGGACGTCATCTAAGTGATAGGCTTTCGTCGAAAGCAAGATGACATCAAATGCACGATCCGGTCGCATGTCTCGTGTTATCAACTGAGGCGTAATCGTCATATCGCCATGAGGACTAGTGATGTGCAGTCCTGTTTTTTGTAGTTGTTCATATCGCTTCGGACGGACGAGGAATGTCACCTGCTCTCCTTGCTCAGCAAGACGACCTCCGAAATATCCTCCAACTGCCCCTGCACCTACAACTAACATGTTCATATGTACTACCTCCTCCTTACCCGTTCTGTGCGTTGCTTACTCCTTCACCCTAACATATTTGGAACCGATTTCCTGATTTCTGCGTGGATCGATCCGTTTTAAGTTAAGCGTTTGCATTTTAGAAAAAAACGTATATACTAACTTGTATACAAGTATACTCACTTTAGAAATCAGGTGATTCCATGTCAGAAATGTTATACCCCTTGAAGTGGTTATCAAAAGCTTCCGCCGGAGATCGTGTTGCACACGAGCTACGGATGCGCATCATTTCAGGAAGGATTGAAAGCGGTACCATCTTATCTGAGAACAAATTAGCCTCTGATTTTTCAGTCAGTCGCTCGCCTGTCCGTGATGCATTAAAGGTCCTTGCATCCGAACAATTGATTCGTCTCGAGCGGATGGGAGCAGTCGTCGTCGGTTTGTCTGAGCGCGACATTCAGGAAATCTATGATGTCCGGCTACTCATCGAAACGTTTGTCTTCGAACGACTCGTCAAAATCGAACGGACAGAACTCGTCCGGGAACTCAGCAAAATTCTCGAAATGATGAAGGTTGCCATCAAATACAAGGATGCCGATGAATTCTCCTTCCAGGATGTACTGTTTCATGAAACAATCATCCGCTCGATTGATCATGGATATGTCAGCATGATTTGGCAAAATCTCAAACCGGTCATGGAAAGTTTCATCCTCCTATCGATGCGGGTACGATTCGAGGAAGACATCGAAGACTTCGAACGCATCCTCGCGAACCACGCCTTGTACATCGAAGCGATCGAGACAGGCGACCGTGAACGGATGGTTGCTTCCTTACATCAGAACTTTGATGACGTCCAGGAAGTCGAAGATCTCTGGAAAACGCAACAAATGATGTCGAAAGGAGTCGATTCACATGACTGAATACATGTTAGGCGTCGATATCGGAACGACGAGTACGAAAGCGGTCTTATTTACGACAAAAGGAGAGGTCATCGGACAAACGAACGTCGGTTACCCGCTCCATACACCGAATCGCTCGACGGCGGAGCAGGATCCGGAAGAAATTTTCGATGCTGTGCTCGAATCAATCCGTTTGATCACGAAACGTCATCCGAGCATGCCACCAAAGTTCGTCGCGTTCAGTAGTGCTATGCACAGCTTGATCGCGATGGACGCACAGCATCAACCATTGACTGCCTGCATCACGTGGGCAGACAGTCGGAGTGAAGCATGGTCGAACAAGATCAAGGAACAGTACGGTCTATCGATCTATCACCGGACCGGAACACCGATTCATCCGATGTCACCGCTCAGCAAAATCAGTTGGCTCGTCGAAGATCGTCCGGAGCTCCATGCTCAAACGAAAAAATATGTCGGGATCAAGGAATTCGTGTTCCAAAGATTGTTCGGCAGATATGTCATCGACCACTCTCTCGCTTCAGCGACCGGTCTCTTCAACATTCATGAATTAGGCTGGGATACGGGCGCGTTACACGTCGCAGGGATCGATGCAAGCTACTTATCGGAACCCGTACCGACGACGACGACATGTACCGGACTGAATGCTGATTACGCACGACAAATGGGACTCTCCGTCGATACGCCGTTCCTAGTCGGTGCCAGTGACGGTGTCCTTTCTAACTTAGGTGTCAACGCGATTCGCAAAGGGGAAATTGCGATCACGATCGGAACGAGCGGTGCCATCCGAACAATCATTGATCGTCCGCAGACCGATGAAAAGGGACGGACGTTCTGTTACGCGCTGACCGAGGACCAGTGGGTCATCGGTGGGCCCGTCAATAATGGCGGAATGGTCTTACGGTGGATCCGAGACGAACTCGCGTCAGCAGAAGTCGAGACAGCAAAACGCCTTGGCATCGATCCGTACGCTGTTTTGACGAAGATTGCCGAACGCGTCCGTCCTGGATCCGACGGGCTATTGTTCCATCCTTACTTGTCCGGTGAACGAGCGCCGCTCTGGAATCCGGATGTCAGCGGTTCGTTCTTCGGTTTGACACTTTCGCACAAAAAAGAGCATATGATCCGGGCGGCACTAGAAGGCGTCATCTACAATCTGTATACCGTCTTCCTCGCCCTAATCGAGTGTATGGACGGTCCCGTGACACGGATTCAGGCGACGGGTGGCTTTGCCCGGTCCGAAGTCTGGCGCCAAATGATGGCGGACATCTTTGAATCAGAAGTCGTCATTCCAGAAAGCTTTGAAAGTTCATGTCTCGGTGCTTGTATTCTCGGACTGTATGCGACGGGGGAAGTCGATTCGTTCGAAGTCGTCTCTGAGATGATCGGGGAAACGCATCGCCATGTACCAAATGAAGAAGCGATGCATGAATATCGTCAGCTCTTACCAATTTTCATTAGTTTGGCGCGGACATTGTCTGAGGATCATAAACGAATCGCTACGTATCAACGGAGCTTGATTCAAGAAGAAAACTAACTTAATCTTTTGGGGGAAGTCATCATGCCTTTAGTCATCGTAGGAATTGGGATCGTCGCGTTGCTCGTTCTCATCATGGGGTTGAAATTAAATACGTTCGTCTCACTCATCATCGTTTCCTTTGGCGTTGCACTACTGCTCGGCATGCCGCTCGATCAGATCGTCAAGACGATCGAAGCCGGTATCGGCGGAACGCTTGGTCACTTGGCACTGATCTTTGGTCTTGGTGCCATGCTTGGAAAGCTGATTGCTGACGCCGGGGGGGCGCAGCGAATCGCCATGACGCTTGTCGCCCGATTCGGGGAAAAGAACATCCAGTGGGCGGTTGTCGTCGCTTCATTCATCATCGGGATCGCCCTCTTCTTCGAAGTCGGACTCGTCCTGTTGATTCCGATCGTCTTTGCGATTTCACGTCAGCTCCGCGTCTCGATTCTATATCTCGGGATCCCGATGGTCGCTGCCCTGTCTGTCACGCACGGCTTCTTACCACCTCACCCGGGTCCGACCGTCATCGCTGGGGAATATAAAGCCAATATCGGGGAAGTCTTATTGTATGGTTTCATCGTTGCTGTTCCGACCGTCATCATCGCCGGTCCTATCTTTACGAAAATCGCGAAACGACTCGTTCCTGAATCGTTTACACGGACAGGAAATATCGCGTCACTCGGGGAACAAAAAGAATTTGATTTAGACGAGACACCAGGCTTCGGCATCAGTGTCTTCACGGCGATGCTACCGGTCCTCTTGATGTCGATCGCAACAATCTTCACGCTCTTACAAGAAACACTCGGCTGGGGTGAAAACAGTGTCATCTCGGCAATCGAGTTCATCGGAAACGCCTCGACGGCGATGTTGATTTCATTACTCGTCGCGGTCTACACGATGGGGATCGCGCGTAAGATTCCAATGCAAACGGTCATGGAATCTTGTACGACGGCGATCGCCCAAATCGGGATGATGCTATTGATCATCGGCGGTGGCGGTGCCTTCAAACAAGTCTTGATTGACGGTGGTGTTGGGACGTTCGTTGCACAATTATTTGAAGGATCAGCGTTATCTCCGATTCTGCTCGCTTGGTTGATCGCTGCGATTCTCCGAATCTCACTCGGTTCCGCGACAGTCGCTGCTTTATCAACGGCAGGTCTCGTCATTCCGTTACTGGAGCAATCCGACGTCAACTTAGCGCTCGTCGTTCTCGCGACTGGTGCAGGTAGTCTGATCGCTTCACACGTCAATGATGCAGGCTTCTGGATGTTTAAAGAGTATTTCGGATTATCATTAAAAGAAACGTTTGCGACATGGACTGTGCTTGAGACGATCATTTCCGTTTGTGGACTTGGGTTCGTTCTTCTCCTCAGCCTCGTCGTCTAAGAAAAGGAGTCGTTCTACTTATGCAACATTCTATCGGAGTCATCGGGCTTGGCGTCATGGGACGCAACCTGGCACTGAATATGGCGAGTCATCAAGAAGAAGTCGCCATCTATAACTACACACGTGATTTAACGGACGATCTCGTCGCACATGATGAGGGACTACCTCTTCATCCGTACTATGACATTGAAGCATTCGTTCAATCACTCGCTCGCCCACGTAAAATCTTCATGATGGTCACGGCTGGTAGCGCAATTGATTCGGTCATCGAATCGTTACTTCCACATCTCGAAACAGGTGATATCATCATGGATGGTGGGAACTCTCACTTCCTCGATACAGAGCGTCGTTTCGACGAGTTACAACGCCACGGGATCGAATACATCGGCGTTGGTGTATCGGGTGGTGAAGTCGGTGCGCGGACCGGTCCTGCGATCATGCCGGGTGGATCGAAAGAAGCTTACGAACATGTCGCACCGATCTTGACGAAGATCGCCGCTCACGTCGAAGGAGATCCATGTTGTGTTTATATTGGTCCGAAGGGCGCTGGTCACTTCGTCAAGATGGTCCATAACGGAATCGAGTATGCAGACATGCAACTGATTGCTGAAGCGTATAGCTTCCTCCGTTTCCGTCTCGGACTCGACGTCACGGAAGTCGCGGACATCTTCGCTGAGTGGAACGCGGGTGAACTGAAAAGTTACCTGATTGAGATCACAGCGGACATTCTCCGAAAAACCGATGACGAGACAGGGCAACCGTTGATTGATGTCATTCTCGATCAAGCCGGTCAAAAAGGAACTGGAAAATGGACGAGCCTGCAAGCCATTGATAATGGGATCGCCTCTTCGATCATTACAGAAGCTCTGTTCGCGCGTTACCTTTCAGCTATTAAAGAAGAACGCGTCGCAGCGTCTGCTGTCTTAAAGGGACCCGAAGACTTGTCGACGCTTGAGCGAGACGCGTGGGTCGAACGAATTCGTCAAGCGCTTTATATGGGGAAAGTCGCTGCATACGCGCAAGGTTTCACCCAGTACCGAACGTCGTCTGAGTTGTATGACTGGAACTTACGCCTTGAGGAGATCGCCTTGATCTTCCGTGGTGGATGTATCATCCGGGCCGACTTCTTGAACGTCATCAGTGAAGCGTTCAAAAATGATGCGAACCTCTCGAACTTGATGCTCGCCCCGTTCTTCGCTGAGAAAGTACAGGCGTATCAAGAATCGTTACGTCACGTCGTTGCCGAGGGTGCGTTATCTGGTTTTGCACTCCCATCTCTATCGACGTCACTGACGTATTACGATAGCTACCGGACAGCGAATTCGAATGCCAACATGTTGCAAGCACAACGCGATTATTTTGGTGCTCATACGTATGCTCGGACAGACCGCGAAGGGATCTTCCACACGGACTGGCAATAAAGAATACAGCTCCCGACTCCTGTTTCATTTAGGAGTCGGGATTTCTTTTTTTGTTCACACAATCTTTCCTGAAATAAGAAATTACCGATTATACCTTGACAAAAGTGTTGGTCTATATGAAATTAGTATTAGATTAGAATTATTCTAGTGTGATAAATACAGATTGTTTGTATGCACTAGAACAGATTCTAAAAATAGAACCCTTGAGGAGGATTTTTATCATGTCTTTAATCGGAAGTGAAGTAAAACCATTCAGTGCATCAGCATTCCACAACGGAGAATTCGTTGACCTAACGGATGCTAACCTTCGCGGTAAATGGAGTGTCGTATGTTTCTACCCTGCAGACTTTACATTCGTTTGCCCGACAGAACTCGAAGATCTCCAAAACCAATACGAAACACTCAAAGCGCTTGACGTTGAAGTTTACTCTGTCTCAACAGATACGCATTTCACACATAAAGCATGGCACGAAACATCAGAAACAATCGGTAAAATCGAGTACGTTATGATCGGTGACCCATCACACGTCATCTCACGTAACTTCGAAGTCTTGAACGAACAAGATGGTCTTGCTGACCGCGGTACGTTCATCATCGACCCAGACGGCGTCATCCAAACGGTTGAAATCAATGCAGGCGGTATCGGTCGCGATGCAAGCACGCTCGTCAACAAAATCAAAGCAGCACAATACGTACGTAACAATCCAGGCGAAGTCTGCCCAGCGAAATGGGAAGAAGGCTCTGCAACACTCACACCAA encodes the following:
- a CDS encoding polysaccharide pyruvyl transferase family protein → MKRIIIRAGMTPFEQFDAPYLMKHNSIGGNVGNLIYQYSIFRTLMTEGTTITPDYYYYDEERADEINANFDLYVIPLADAFRKEFVPTLRKYTRLIKKLKIPVVVIGVGLRAPFEPDLDGGFPFDEDVKAFVSAVLERSSMLGLRGEITSKYLTRLGFREGIDHRVIGCPSMYAFGRDLHIRETNITPESMITVNSSRLAPQNVLDFITRGMEEYPNHYFIPQWMKELKLTYTGTHPIADLSVTNYPVKMSDPAYMNDRVRFFLNAQTWFDFIGQADLSFGARLHGNITATLAGTPSILIPKDARMRELTDYHQLTHIWANDITADTQLSDVVASADFQSPARVQARNFDNFVDFLNVNNLEHIYQETNYPENVPFDRQMAQTELLPPVQPISGVSLEEAVARFERFFPEQEKKIADAQKQTKAQLAEKDKKIKALQKQTGTAQKDQEIAALKAQLAAQTKKMKHQQGTLNRKAVRAALKTADLFAKK
- a CDS encoding ketopantoate reductase family protein, with product MNMLVVGAGAVGGYFGGRLAEQGEQVTFLVRPKRYEQLQKTGLHITSPHGDMTITPQLITRDMRPDRAFDVILLSTKAYHLDDVLQDLAPFVSNETYIIPLLNGMQHIRRLTEVFGEDRVLGGLCFIESTLDAEGRIVQTSPSHRLLFGSRTGKPTARLEKIAACFAKAKAPMKYSMHIMDDMWQKYLFISTFAGVTTLFRSAIGPIREEAVGHQMILDVMGEAKQAMEEQGAVFNDDVEAVLLKQMHAMEDTMKSSMLRDMEKGQPVEVEHFFSALLKPAKTDQMHALKLVEANLRMYLETIK
- a CDS encoding GntR family transcriptional regulator, whose protein sequence is MSEMLYPLKWLSKASAGDRVAHELRMRIISGRIESGTILSENKLASDFSVSRSPVRDALKVLASEQLIRLERMGAVVVGLSERDIQEIYDVRLLIETFVFERLVKIERTELVRELSKILEMMKVAIKYKDADEFSFQDVLFHETIIRSIDHGYVSMIWQNLKPVMESFILLSMRVRFEEDIEDFERILANHALYIEAIETGDRERMVASLHQNFDDVQEVEDLWKTQQMMSKGVDSHD
- the gntK gene encoding gluconokinase, which codes for MTEYMLGVDIGTTSTKAVLFTTKGEVIGQTNVGYPLHTPNRSTAEQDPEEIFDAVLESIRLITKRHPSMPPKFVAFSSAMHSLIAMDAQHQPLTACITWADSRSEAWSNKIKEQYGLSIYHRTGTPIHPMSPLSKISWLVEDRPELHAQTKKYVGIKEFVFQRLFGRYVIDHSLASATGLFNIHELGWDTGALHVAGIDASYLSEPVPTTTTCTGLNADYARQMGLSVDTPFLVGASDGVLSNLGVNAIRKGEIAITIGTSGAIRTIIDRPQTDEKGRTFCYALTEDQWVIGGPVNNGGMVLRWIRDELASAEVETAKRLGIDPYAVLTKIAERVRPGSDGLLFHPYLSGERAPLWNPDVSGSFFGLTLSHKKEHMIRAALEGVIYNLYTVFLALIECMDGPVTRIQATGGFARSEVWRQMMADIFESEVVIPESFESSCLGACILGLYATGEVDSFEVVSEMIGETHRHVPNEEAMHEYRQLLPIFISLARTLSEDHKRIATYQRSLIQEEN
- a CDS encoding GntP family permease; this translates as MPLVIVGIGIVALLVLIMGLKLNTFVSLIIVSFGVALLLGMPLDQIVKTIEAGIGGTLGHLALIFGLGAMLGKLIADAGGAQRIAMTLVARFGEKNIQWAVVVASFIIGIALFFEVGLVLLIPIVFAISRQLRVSILYLGIPMVAALSVTHGFLPPHPGPTVIAGEYKANIGEVLLYGFIVAVPTVIIAGPIFTKIAKRLVPESFTRTGNIASLGEQKEFDLDETPGFGISVFTAMLPVLLMSIATIFTLLQETLGWGENSVISAIEFIGNASTAMLISLLVAVYTMGIARKIPMQTVMESCTTAIAQIGMMLLIIGGGGAFKQVLIDGGVGTFVAQLFEGSALSPILLAWLIAAILRISLGSATVAALSTAGLVIPLLEQSDVNLALVVLATGAGSLIASHVNDAGFWMFKEYFGLSLKETFATWTVLETIISVCGLGFVLLLSLVV
- the gnd gene encoding decarboxylating NADP(+)-dependent phosphogluconate dehydrogenase, translating into MQHSIGVIGLGVMGRNLALNMASHQEEVAIYNYTRDLTDDLVAHDEGLPLHPYYDIEAFVQSLARPRKIFMMVTAGSAIDSVIESLLPHLETGDIIMDGGNSHFLDTERRFDELQRHGIEYIGVGVSGGEVGARTGPAIMPGGSKEAYEHVAPILTKIAAHVEGDPCCVYIGPKGAGHFVKMVHNGIEYADMQLIAEAYSFLRFRLGLDVTEVADIFAEWNAGELKSYLIEITADILRKTDDETGQPLIDVILDQAGQKGTGKWTSLQAIDNGIASSIITEALFARYLSAIKEERVAASAVLKGPEDLSTLERDAWVERIRQALYMGKVAAYAQGFTQYRTSSELYDWNLRLEEIALIFRGGCIIRADFLNVISEAFKNDANLSNLMLAPFFAEKVQAYQESLRHVVAEGALSGFALPSLSTSLTYYDSYRTANSNANMLQAQRDYFGAHTYARTDREGIFHTDWQ
- the ahpC gene encoding alkyl hydroperoxide reductase subunit C, which produces MSLIGSEVKPFSASAFHNGEFVDLTDANLRGKWSVVCFYPADFTFVCPTELEDLQNQYETLKALDVEVYSVSTDTHFTHKAWHETSETIGKIEYVMIGDPSHVISRNFEVLNEQDGLADRGTFIIDPDGVIQTVEINAGGIGRDASTLVNKIKAAQYVRNNPGEVCPAKWEEGSATLTPSLDLVGKI